The Salvia miltiorrhiza cultivar Shanhuang (shh) chromosome 1, IMPLAD_Smil_shh, whole genome shotgun sequence genome has a window encoding:
- the LOC131003297 gene encoding phosphatidylinositol 4-kinase gamma 8-like isoform X1, protein MAVAVDHGHGFKPFTRPPRCRLQSFTQLDYKMLDKLDQSLEHDCELSNIHKSFSTPCLSNSSSVRDDRDTNSRIEIIIGHAAPRVRAMVVEVAIAMASGVKPEPTSSGLGGAYFLRSQNGDTIAVAKPIDEEPLAFNNPKGLAGRLLGQPGMKCSIRIGETGLRESAAYVLDHDGFAGVPPTALVRFSHVKFNINNPGSDSTTIYKIASLQRYVKHDSDAGDLGPSSFSVTCVHHIGILDVRLMNLDRHAGNILVRHGQDRPSELVPIDHGFCLPEALDDPYFEWLHWPQASIPFSEAEVEYISGLDPYKDAEMLRSEVPSIGESSIRVLVLCTIFLKQATAYGLCLADIGEMMTRDFNGGDENWSTLENLCINAKARLKKQLTDDRTISILKCDYLNQHEPEEEEEEEEEDEEEDADEDDDEVFKFDEKHEDCHDEASHIPETPTKGKPSKIPRYSSMVVKFANPPLSGIQDYLDDDGELDTFLDKCGNNVDENPKAAAAGGSLMRSVSYSVPNYKRDGQCIYFGEMDDGEWHALLEIFQKLLPEAFEERKSMDLPKHRLGSSCQF, encoded by the coding sequence ATGGCTGTCGCCGTTGATCATGGTCATGGATTCAAGCCATTTACAAGACCCCCACGATGCAGACTCCAGTCCTTCACTCAACTTGACTACAAGATGCTCGACAAGCTCGACCAATCTTTGGAACATGACTGCGAGTTGTCTAACATCCACAAGAGCTTCTCCACTCCGTGCCTATCCAATTCCTCGTCAGTGAGAGACGACCGTGATACCAATTCAAGGATTGAGATCATCATCGGCCATGCTGCACCAAGGGTACGAGCTATGGTCGTGGAGGTTGCCATAGCCATGGCCTCCGGTGTCAAACCTGAGCCAACATCAAGTGGGCTTGGGGGCGCCTACTTCCTACGCTCTCAGAATGGGGACACCATAGCCGTTGCAAAGCCCATAGACGAGGAGCCTCTTGCGTTCAACAATCCAAAGGGTTTGGCTGGCCGTCTGCTAGGCCAGCCTGGTATGAAATGCTCCATCAGGATAGGTGAAACCGGCCTGCGTGAGTCAGCTGCTTATGTTCTTGACCACGACGGGTTTGCAGGCGTGCCACCGACAGCATTAGTCCGATTCTCCCATGTCAAGTTCAATATCAACAATCCGGGATCAGACTCAACCACAATCTACAAGATTGCATCCCTCCAACGCTATGTGAAGCACGACTCTGATGCAGGGGATTTGGGGCCTTCGAGCTTCTCTGTCACGTGCGTGCACCACATAGGTATACTGGATGTGAGGCTCATGAATCTTGACAGGCACGCGGGGAACATTCTTGTGAGGCATGGACAAGACAGGCCCTCTGAGCTGGTCCCAATAGATCATGGCTTCTGTTTGCCCGAGGCACTTGATGATCCGTATTTCGAGTGGCTGCACTGGCCGCAGGCGTCCATACCTTTCTCCGAGGCTGAAGTTGAATACATATCGGGGCTTGATCCCTACAAAGACGCGGAGATGCTGAGAAGTGAGGTTCCTTCGATTGGGGAGTCTTCCATTCGTGTTCTTGTGCTTTGCACCATCTTTTTGAAGCAAGCGACGGCTTACGGGCTGTGTCTTGCTGATATAGGTGAGATGATGACTAGAGACTTCAATGGAGGGGATGAAAACTGGAGCACATTAGAGAACCTATGCATAAATGCTAAGGCAAGATTGAAGAAACAACTAACTGATGACAGAACTATTTCCATACTCAAATGTGACTACCTCAATCAGCATGaaccagaagaagaagaagaagaagaagaagaagacgaagaagaagatgctgacgaagatgatgatgaagtgttcaaatttgatgagaaacaCGAGGATTGCCACGATGAAGCATCACACATCCCTGAAACTCCCACAAAAGGCAAGCCATCCAAAATCCCAAGATATTCATCAATGGTGGTGAAGTTTGCTAATCCGCCTTTGAGTGGAATCCAAGACTATCTGGATGATGATGGGGAGCTAGACACGTTCTTGGACAAGTGTGGCAACAATGTGGATGAGAATCCAAAGGCGGCAGCAGCAGGAGGTAGCTTGATGAGGAGTGTGAGTTACTCGGTGCCAAACTACAAGCGCGATGGACAATGCATCTATTTCGGGGAAATGGATGATGGAGAGTGGCACGCGTTGCTGGAGATATTCCAGAAGCTTCTGCCGGAGGCCTTCGAGGAGAGGAAGTCCATGGACCTGCCCAAGCACAGGTTGGGATCGTCGTGCCAGTTTTGA
- the LOC131003297 gene encoding phosphatidylinositol 4-kinase gamma 8-like isoform X2, protein MAVAVDHGHGFKPFTRPPRCRLQSFTQLDYKMLDKLDQSLEHDCELSNIHKSFSTPCLSNSSSVRDDRDTNSRIEIIIGHAAPRVRAMVVEVAIAMASGVKPEPTSSGLGGAYFLRSQNGDTIAVAKPIDEEPLAFNNPKGLAGRLLGQPGMKCSIRIGETGLRESAAYVLDHDGFAGVPPTALVRFSHVKFNINNPGSDSTTIYKIASLQRYVKHDSDAGDLGPSSFSVTCVHHIGILDVRLMNLDRHAGNILVRHGQDRPSELVPIDHGFCLPEALDDPYFEWLHWPQASIPFSEAEVEYISGLDPYKDAEMLRSEMMTRDFNGGDENWSTLENLCINAKARLKKQLTDDRTISILKCDYLNQHEPEEEEEEEEEDEEEDADEDDDEVFKFDEKHEDCHDEASHIPETPTKGKPSKIPRYSSMVVKFANPPLSGIQDYLDDDGELDTFLDKCGNNVDENPKAAAAGGSLMRSVSYSVPNYKRDGQCIYFGEMDDGEWHALLEIFQKLLPEAFEERKSMDLPKHRLGSSCQF, encoded by the exons ATGGCTGTCGCCGTTGATCATGGTCATGGATTCAAGCCATTTACAAGACCCCCACGATGCAGACTCCAGTCCTTCACTCAACTTGACTACAAGATGCTCGACAAGCTCGACCAATCTTTGGAACATGACTGCGAGTTGTCTAACATCCACAAGAGCTTCTCCACTCCGTGCCTATCCAATTCCTCGTCAGTGAGAGACGACCGTGATACCAATTCAAGGATTGAGATCATCATCGGCCATGCTGCACCAAGGGTACGAGCTATGGTCGTGGAGGTTGCCATAGCCATGGCCTCCGGTGTCAAACCTGAGCCAACATCAAGTGGGCTTGGGGGCGCCTACTTCCTACGCTCTCAGAATGGGGACACCATAGCCGTTGCAAAGCCCATAGACGAGGAGCCTCTTGCGTTCAACAATCCAAAGGGTTTGGCTGGCCGTCTGCTAGGCCAGCCTGGTATGAAATGCTCCATCAGGATAGGTGAAACCGGCCTGCGTGAGTCAGCTGCTTATGTTCTTGACCACGACGGGTTTGCAGGCGTGCCACCGACAGCATTAGTCCGATTCTCCCATGTCAAGTTCAATATCAACAATCCGGGATCAGACTCAACCACAATCTACAAGATTGCATCCCTCCAACGCTATGTGAAGCACGACTCTGATGCAGGGGATTTGGGGCCTTCGAGCTTCTCTGTCACGTGCGTGCACCACATAGGTATACTGGATGTGAGGCTCATGAATCTTGACAGGCACGCGGGGAACATTCTTGTGAGGCATGGACAAGACAGGCCCTCTGAGCTGGTCCCAATAGATCATGGCTTCTGTTTGCCCGAGGCACTTGATGATCCGTATTTCGAGTGGCTGCACTGGCCGCAGGCGTCCATACCTTTCTCCGAGGCTGAAGTTGAATACATATCGGGGCTTGATCCCTACAAAGACGCGGAGATGCTGAGAAGTGAG ATGATGACTAGAGACTTCAATGGAGGGGATGAAAACTGGAGCACATTAGAGAACCTATGCATAAATGCTAAGGCAAGATTGAAGAAACAACTAACTGATGACAGAACTATTTCCATACTCAAATGTGACTACCTCAATCAGCATGaaccagaagaagaagaagaagaagaagaagaagacgaagaagaagatgctgacgaagatgatgatgaagtgttcaaatttgatgagaaacaCGAGGATTGCCACGATGAAGCATCACACATCCCTGAAACTCCCACAAAAGGCAAGCCATCCAAAATCCCAAGATATTCATCAATGGTGGTGAAGTTTGCTAATCCGCCTTTGAGTGGAATCCAAGACTATCTGGATGATGATGGGGAGCTAGACACGTTCTTGGACAAGTGTGGCAACAATGTGGATGAGAATCCAAAGGCGGCAGCAGCAGGAGGTAGCTTGATGAGGAGTGTGAGTTACTCGGTGCCAAACTACAAGCGCGATGGACAATGCATCTATTTCGGGGAAATGGATGATGGAGAGTGGCACGCGTTGCTGGAGATATTCCAGAAGCTTCTGCCGGAGGCCTTCGAGGAGAGGAAGTCCATGGACCTGCCCAAGCACAGGTTGGGATCGTCGTGCCAGTTTTGA
- the LOC131003319 gene encoding uncharacterized protein LOC131003319 isoform X1 produces the protein MGKAEDEQSQPSTPLDARGTTPAAGSSNGCCLGCTRLRKSVTFRCVFVLLLGVAVLLSAVFWLPFFRFRDRQDPDLDYAGYDIVASFMLSKPASFLQDHVLRLEGDIFDEMSFPSVKVEIISAKPSAEPNRTRVVFAVESDLTSQSLIRDSFMYLISRQSVLHLTASLFGDPFSFEVLKFRGGITASPEQKAFLMQSGQILFNFTLNFCIDQILNNFDELRSQLRMGLDLAPYENLYISLTNFKGSTIDPPTTVESKVLLAVGINFSKSRIKQLAQTITRSHSKNLGLNNTVFGRVKQVRLSSILQHSLGSEGSGPSPSPSPAPSPLPRSHLHHHPHHHHPYSPMASPAPHIPPSPSTGHHKSATGRGPPAFTPVPAPAPAPVPVKNKAAPPPACHFGNGNKFPWKHNKHPRSAPSSAPGYAPNAAPSQPRHTDSPPPKLSLAPAPSPRHVAYIHSHPPSKSEVRARPLDIMVSPSPSPSSTGITGSSVQALLLLALVMFLLP, from the exons ATGGGTAAGGCGGAGGACGAGCAGTCTCAGCCGAGTACACCACTTGATGCTCGGGGTACAACCCCAGCTGCAGGGAGCAGCAATGGCTGCTGCTTAGGCTGCACTAGGCTGCGGAAGTCGGTGACCTTTAGATGCGTCTTTGTTTTGTTGCTCGGCGTAGCAGTGTTGCTGTCGGCCGTTTTTTGGCTGCCATTTTTTCGGTTCAGAGATCGTCAAGATCCGGATCTGGATTATGCAG GTTACGATATAGTGGCGAGTTTTATGCTGAGCAAGCCAGCATCTTTTCTCCAAGATCATGTCTTGCGACTCGAGGGTGACATTTTTGATGAGATGAGCTTCCCCTCAGTTAAA GTAGAAATAATATCCGCGAAACCATCAGCTGAACCAAACAGAACAAGAGTTGTGTTTGCAGTCGAATCAGATTTGACAAGCCAAAGTTTAATCAGAGACTCCTTCATGTATCTAATTTCGCGCCAATCAGTTCTTCATTTGACGGCATCTTTGTTTGGGGATCCATTCTCCTTTGAGGTGCTCAAATTTAGAGGAGGCATCACTGCTAGTCCCGAACAGAAAGCGTTCCTCATGCAAAGTGGGCAGATCCTTTTCAACTTCACCCTAAACTTCTGCATCGATCAAATCCTAAACAATTTCGATGAACTTAGGAGCCAACTGAGGATGGGCTTAGATCTGGCTCCATATGAG AATTTGTATATAAGCCTGACCAACTTTAAGGGTTCAACAATCGATCCTCCAACAACAGTGGAGTCGAAAGTTCTCTTGGCAGTGGGTATTAACTTCTCAAAATCAAGAATAAAGCAGCTGGCTCAAACTATAACCAGATCTCATTCCAAGAATCTTGGTCTGAATAACACTGTGTTCGGACGGGTGAAGCAGGTTCGTCTTTCATCTATTCTGCAGCACTCACTTGGTAGTGAAGGCAGTGGTCCATCTCCATCACCATCTCCTGCTCCATCTCCGTTGCCGCGCTCCCATCTTCACCACcacccccaccaccatcaccccTACAGTCCTATGGCCAGTCCTGCTCCTCACATTCCACCTTCACCATCAACAGGACACCATAAATCAGCAACTGGGAGAGGACCGCCTGCGTTTACACCCGTGCCTGCACCAGCACCAGCACCAGTACCAGTAAAAAATAAAGCAGCACCACCTCCAGCTTGTCATTTTGGCAATGGTAATAAGTTCCCTTGGAAGCACAATAAACACCCTCGCTCGGCTCCTTCTTCTGCGCCAGGCTATGCACCAAATGCAGCTCCGTCACAACCAAGACATACAGACTCCCCACCTCCGAAATTGTCTCTGGCTCCAGCGCCAAGTCCACGTCACGTAGCGTATATTCACAGCCACCCCCCATCGAAGAGTGAAGTTCGTGCAAGGCCATTGGACATAATGGTTTCACCCTCACCATCTCCAT CCTCTACAGGTATCACCGGCTCGAGTGTACAGGCTCTACTGCTGCTTGCATTAGTGATGTTTCTTCTTCCGTAG
- the LOC131003319 gene encoding uncharacterized protein LOC131003319 isoform X2 has translation MGKAEDEQSQPSTPLDARGTTPAAGSSNGCCLGCTRLRKSVTFRCVFVLLLGVAVLLSAVFWLPFFRFRDRQDPDLDYAGYDIVASFMLSKPASFLQDHVLRLEGDIFDEMSFPSVKVEIISAKPSAEPNRTRVVFAVESDLTSQSLIRDSFMYLISRQSVLHLTASLFGDPFSFEVLKFRGGITASPEQKAFLMQSGQILFNFTLNFCIDQILNNFDELRSQLRMGLDLAPYENLYISLTNFKGSTIDPPTTVESKVLLAVGINFSKSRIKQLAQTITRSHSKNLGLNNTVFGRVKQVRLSSILQHSLGSEGSGPSPSPSPAPSPLPRSHLHHHPHHHHPYSPMASPAPHIPPSPSTGHHKSATGRGPPAFTPVPAPAPAPVPVKNKAAPPPACHFGNGNKFPWKHNKHPRSAPSSAPGYAPNAAPSQPRHTDSPPPKLSLAPAPSPRHVAYIHSHPPSKSEVRARPLDIMVSPSPSPCITGSSVQALLLLALVMFLLP, from the exons ATGGGTAAGGCGGAGGACGAGCAGTCTCAGCCGAGTACACCACTTGATGCTCGGGGTACAACCCCAGCTGCAGGGAGCAGCAATGGCTGCTGCTTAGGCTGCACTAGGCTGCGGAAGTCGGTGACCTTTAGATGCGTCTTTGTTTTGTTGCTCGGCGTAGCAGTGTTGCTGTCGGCCGTTTTTTGGCTGCCATTTTTTCGGTTCAGAGATCGTCAAGATCCGGATCTGGATTATGCAG GTTACGATATAGTGGCGAGTTTTATGCTGAGCAAGCCAGCATCTTTTCTCCAAGATCATGTCTTGCGACTCGAGGGTGACATTTTTGATGAGATGAGCTTCCCCTCAGTTAAA GTAGAAATAATATCCGCGAAACCATCAGCTGAACCAAACAGAACAAGAGTTGTGTTTGCAGTCGAATCAGATTTGACAAGCCAAAGTTTAATCAGAGACTCCTTCATGTATCTAATTTCGCGCCAATCAGTTCTTCATTTGACGGCATCTTTGTTTGGGGATCCATTCTCCTTTGAGGTGCTCAAATTTAGAGGAGGCATCACTGCTAGTCCCGAACAGAAAGCGTTCCTCATGCAAAGTGGGCAGATCCTTTTCAACTTCACCCTAAACTTCTGCATCGATCAAATCCTAAACAATTTCGATGAACTTAGGAGCCAACTGAGGATGGGCTTAGATCTGGCTCCATATGAG AATTTGTATATAAGCCTGACCAACTTTAAGGGTTCAACAATCGATCCTCCAACAACAGTGGAGTCGAAAGTTCTCTTGGCAGTGGGTATTAACTTCTCAAAATCAAGAATAAAGCAGCTGGCTCAAACTATAACCAGATCTCATTCCAAGAATCTTGGTCTGAATAACACTGTGTTCGGACGGGTGAAGCAGGTTCGTCTTTCATCTATTCTGCAGCACTCACTTGGTAGTGAAGGCAGTGGTCCATCTCCATCACCATCTCCTGCTCCATCTCCGTTGCCGCGCTCCCATCTTCACCACcacccccaccaccatcaccccTACAGTCCTATGGCCAGTCCTGCTCCTCACATTCCACCTTCACCATCAACAGGACACCATAAATCAGCAACTGGGAGAGGACCGCCTGCGTTTACACCCGTGCCTGCACCAGCACCAGCACCAGTACCAGTAAAAAATAAAGCAGCACCACCTCCAGCTTGTCATTTTGGCAATGGTAATAAGTTCCCTTGGAAGCACAATAAACACCCTCGCTCGGCTCCTTCTTCTGCGCCAGGCTATGCACCAAATGCAGCTCCGTCACAACCAAGACATACAGACTCCCCACCTCCGAAATTGTCTCTGGCTCCAGCGCCAAGTCCACGTCACGTAGCGTATATTCACAGCCACCCCCCATCGAAGAGTGAAGTTCGTGCAAGGCCATTGGACATAATGGTTTCACCCTCACCATCTCCAT GTATCACCGGCTCGAGTGTACAGGCTCTACTGCTGCTTGCATTAGTGATGTTTCTTCTTCCGTAG
- the LOC131003319 gene encoding uncharacterized protein LOC131003319 isoform X3 yields the protein MRLCFVARRSSVAVGRFLAAIFSVQRSSRSGSGLCRYVCRSRGYDIVASFMLSKPASFLQDHVLRLEGDIFDEMSFPSVKVEIISAKPSAEPNRTRVVFAVESDLTSQSLIRDSFMYLISRQSVLHLTASLFGDPFSFEVLKFRGGITASPEQKAFLMQSGQILFNFTLNFCIDQILNNFDELRSQLRMGLDLAPYENLYISLTNFKGSTIDPPTTVESKVLLAVGINFSKSRIKQLAQTITRSHSKNLGLNNTVFGRVKQVRLSSILQHSLGSEGSGPSPSPSPAPSPLPRSHLHHHPHHHHPYSPMASPAPHIPPSPSTGHHKSATGRGPPAFTPVPAPAPAPVPVKNKAAPPPACHFGNGNKFPWKHNKHPRSAPSSAPGYAPNAAPSQPRHTDSPPPKLSLAPAPSPRHVAYIHSHPPSKSEVRARPLDIMVSPSPSPSSTGITGSSVQALLLLALVMFLLP from the exons ATGCGTCTTTGTTTTGTTGCTCGGCGTAGCAGTGTTGCTGTCGGCCGTTTTTTGGCTGCCATTTTTTCGGTTCAGAGATCGTCAAGATCCGGATCTGGATTATGCAG ATATGTATGTCGGTCCCGTG GTTACGATATAGTGGCGAGTTTTATGCTGAGCAAGCCAGCATCTTTTCTCCAAGATCATGTCTTGCGACTCGAGGGTGACATTTTTGATGAGATGAGCTTCCCCTCAGTTAAA GTAGAAATAATATCCGCGAAACCATCAGCTGAACCAAACAGAACAAGAGTTGTGTTTGCAGTCGAATCAGATTTGACAAGCCAAAGTTTAATCAGAGACTCCTTCATGTATCTAATTTCGCGCCAATCAGTTCTTCATTTGACGGCATCTTTGTTTGGGGATCCATTCTCCTTTGAGGTGCTCAAATTTAGAGGAGGCATCACTGCTAGTCCCGAACAGAAAGCGTTCCTCATGCAAAGTGGGCAGATCCTTTTCAACTTCACCCTAAACTTCTGCATCGATCAAATCCTAAACAATTTCGATGAACTTAGGAGCCAACTGAGGATGGGCTTAGATCTGGCTCCATATGAG AATTTGTATATAAGCCTGACCAACTTTAAGGGTTCAACAATCGATCCTCCAACAACAGTGGAGTCGAAAGTTCTCTTGGCAGTGGGTATTAACTTCTCAAAATCAAGAATAAAGCAGCTGGCTCAAACTATAACCAGATCTCATTCCAAGAATCTTGGTCTGAATAACACTGTGTTCGGACGGGTGAAGCAGGTTCGTCTTTCATCTATTCTGCAGCACTCACTTGGTAGTGAAGGCAGTGGTCCATCTCCATCACCATCTCCTGCTCCATCTCCGTTGCCGCGCTCCCATCTTCACCACcacccccaccaccatcaccccTACAGTCCTATGGCCAGTCCTGCTCCTCACATTCCACCTTCACCATCAACAGGACACCATAAATCAGCAACTGGGAGAGGACCGCCTGCGTTTACACCCGTGCCTGCACCAGCACCAGCACCAGTACCAGTAAAAAATAAAGCAGCACCACCTCCAGCTTGTCATTTTGGCAATGGTAATAAGTTCCCTTGGAAGCACAATAAACACCCTCGCTCGGCTCCTTCTTCTGCGCCAGGCTATGCACCAAATGCAGCTCCGTCACAACCAAGACATACAGACTCCCCACCTCCGAAATTGTCTCTGGCTCCAGCGCCAAGTCCACGTCACGTAGCGTATATTCACAGCCACCCCCCATCGAAGAGTGAAGTTCGTGCAAGGCCATTGGACATAATGGTTTCACCCTCACCATCTCCAT CCTCTACAGGTATCACCGGCTCGAGTGTACAGGCTCTACTGCTGCTTGCATTAGTGATGTTTCTTCTTCCGTAG